DNA from Candidatus Aminicenantes bacterium:
AGACGAAAAGGATGACAGCCGAAATACGCTGCAGCAGCCAGGGGAATGAACCCGAACGCGACGTTTGTTTAAAATTCTTGTTCATCAGGGTCTCCTCAGAACACGTGCGACAGGATCATATACGATCCCAGCGCCCACAGGACGAAGGCTATGGCGATCAGCAGGATGAACCACTTCTTCTGCGCCAGCGAGCCCTTGAAGAAATCGACGATGACGATGCGTAACCCATTGAAGGCATGGAAGAGAATGACCCCCCACAGGCCGACTTCCAGCAGCTTGAACAAGGGGCTGCTCAAGAAGATCATGACCTGGTTGAAGGTCTTCTCGCCGTAGGTCAGGCTGTTGATCACCCAGATATGCAACGAGAGGTAAAAGATCAACGCCAGGCCGGCCAGCCGGTGCAGGAGCCAGGCCCAGGTGCCGATGAAATTGTAGTACGTGAAATCATAAAACCGCGTTCTTTTGTACAAGCTTCGCCTCCATAAAAAAAAATGTCAGGCGCTATTTTAATATTTTTCCCAAACAACTTCAATAACATATTTGACTTT
Protein-coding regions in this window:
- the sdhC gene encoding succinate dehydrogenase, cytochrome b556 subunit: MYKRTRFYDFTYYNFIGTWAWLLHRLAGLALIFYLSLHIWVINSLTYGEKTFNQVMIFLSSPLFKLLEVGLWGVILFHAFNGLRIVIVDFFKGSLAQKKWFILLIAIAFVLWALGSYMILSHVF